In one Thermogemmata fonticola genomic region, the following are encoded:
- a CDS encoding DUF11 domain-containing protein: protein MLATTTPTGLPIRPAWPRMALLKLPLTGGIRIRSSRLFLAVMAALWLLGGKSVRGFSEEICGEAAMTFTGEAELPSASAAAAGEEEGLPVETLPAEGSDPLLPEGMRFDPAVIPAQGLLPAGVVPSLPPAAHPPPSQAVVDPPAPLVRIQVRVPAASPPGKELVYHIHVRNTSTAPAYNVVVRNPVPEAAEFVAADPAPEKPAGAGSAPPAAPPLLTPTGQNPAAAPPPPAPSPSAAVLVWKLGTLAAGESRTIRLTLRPKPDAQEVRNLAYVSYEHGQAVTTRLRPPALQLSKAAPQQAVRDEPLLVRIRLRNTGSVPVENIRLVENVPVSAEVEPITAGGKRASTPPSSPPAQQWVWEIPRLLPGQYQIIEYRLTPRESRDVLTLTHVSAAGGIQEKAEAHTRVLVPGLSVQVSGPPGNAPVPPGAPAKVEILVRNTGTLPALQVRVRGSIPPDCKPTRKTEGGQWLSDALVWIIPRLEPGEARTFRYELKAATTGRRLLTASATDARGQQARQELAILFQGTPALSWETIPQPLSLSVGQPGTLTIRVRNGGGEAARNVRLEVELPEAVTFRDSQPSVSPAAAKLLFPPQTIPPSGEAVFTITYQARQPAQAWFRLRLSADHLGEHPMLTEKMVEILGASTPSAPPPSP, encoded by the coding sequence ATGCTCGCGACAACTACGCCGACTGGCCTGCCGATCCGCCCAGCTTGGCCCAGGATGGCTCTGCTCAAACTGCCTCTGACCGGTGGGATCAGGATCCGTTCCTCCCGACTGTTTCTGGCCGTGATGGCCGCCCTGTGGCTGCTGGGGGGCAAGTCCGTCCGGGGATTCTCGGAGGAAATTTGTGGGGAAGCCGCAATGACCTTCACCGGCGAAGCGGAGCTGCCCTCTGCTTCCGCCGCGGCGGCGGGGGAGGAGGAGGGACTTCCCGTCGAAACTCTTCCCGCGGAAGGGAGTGACCCCCTACTGCCGGAGGGAATGCGGTTCGATCCTGCGGTCATACCGGCGCAGGGGTTATTGCCTGCCGGCGTGGTGCCCAGCTTGCCGCCTGCCGCGCATCCACCCCCCAGCCAGGCCGTGGTGGACCCGCCAGCCCCACTGGTGCGGATTCAGGTGCGTGTACCGGCGGCGTCTCCACCGGGGAAGGAGTTGGTTTACCACATTCACGTACGGAATACCTCCACGGCACCGGCTTACAATGTGGTGGTGCGCAACCCTGTGCCGGAGGCGGCGGAGTTTGTCGCAGCCGATCCCGCGCCGGAAAAGCCTGCCGGGGCAGGGTCCGCTCCGCCCGCCGCTCCACCGCTGTTGACGCCCACAGGTCAAAATCCCGCCGCGGCACCGCCCCCGCCCGCCCCTTCGCCCTCGGCTGCCGTCCTGGTCTGGAAGCTCGGCACACTCGCCGCCGGGGAGAGCCGGACCATCCGCCTGACCTTGCGGCCCAAGCCCGATGCCCAGGAAGTCCGCAACCTCGCCTATGTCAGCTATGAGCATGGCCAGGCGGTCACGACCCGCTTGCGCCCGCCTGCGCTTCAGCTCAGCAAAGCGGCGCCGCAACAAGCCGTGCGGGATGAACCCCTGCTCGTCCGCATCCGCCTCCGCAACACGGGCAGCGTGCCGGTAGAGAACATCCGCCTGGTGGAAAATGTCCCCGTCTCGGCGGAAGTGGAGCCGATCACCGCAGGAGGCAAGCGGGCCTCCACTCCGCCGTCCAGCCCGCCGGCCCAGCAGTGGGTCTGGGAAATCCCCCGCTTGCTGCCGGGACAGTACCAGATCATCGAGTACCGCCTCACTCCGCGTGAATCCCGCGATGTGCTCACGCTCACGCACGTGTCCGCCGCCGGAGGGATTCAGGAGAAAGCCGAGGCACACACCCGCGTCCTGGTTCCCGGCCTGAGCGTCCAGGTGTCAGGTCCGCCCGGCAACGCCCCCGTGCCTCCGGGTGCTCCAGCCAAAGTGGAAATCCTCGTGCGCAACACCGGCACCTTGCCGGCTCTGCAAGTCCGCGTCCGCGGCTCGATCCCCCCCGACTGCAAACCCACCCGCAAAACCGAAGGCGGACAATGGCTCTCCGACGCCCTCGTCTGGATCATTCCCCGCCTGGAACCGGGCGAAGCCCGCACCTTCCGCTACGAGCTGAAAGCCGCCACGACCGGACGCCGCCTCCTCACCGCCTCCGCCACCGATGCCCGCGGCCAGCAGGCCCGCCAGGAACTGGCCATCCTCTTCCAAGGCACGCCCGCCCTCAGTTGGGAAACCATCCCCCAGCCGCTCTCCCTCTCCGTCGGTCAGCCGGGAACCCTCACCATCCGCGTGCGCAATGGCGGGGGGGAAGCGGCACGCAACGTCCGCCTGGAAGTGGAACTCCCCGAGGCCGTCACCTTCCGCGACAGCCAGCCCTCCGTCTCTCCCGCCGCCGCCAAGCTCCTCTTTCCCCCTCAAACTATCCCCCCTTCTGGTGAGGCCGTCTTTACCATCACCTATCAAGCCCGCCAGCCGGCCCAGGCCTGGTTCCGCCTCCGCCTCAGCGCCGACCACCTGGGCGAACACCCCATGCTGACCGAAAAAATGGTGGAAATCCTCGGCGCCTCCACACCCTCCGCACCGCCGCCATCCCCCTGA
- a CDS encoding DegT/DnrJ/EryC1/StrS family aminotransferase — protein MVQTAAEAVSVPLCDIAGQNAALAGEIEAAWRRVLASGQVILGPEVSALEAEVAAFCGVRHAVACSSGTDALVLALHALGIGPGDEVIVPAFTFFATAGAVCRVGATPVFADIDPATYLLDPAEVVQRLSPRSRAVIPVHLFGQACDMAALRAVAEEHTLYIVEDAAQAFGSGYAGEQCGRFGHAAALSFYPTKNLGAAGDAGMVLTDDVGLARRMRALRVHGSEVRYYHREVGYNMRLDALQAALLRVKLRYVPQWLEQRRQAAARYDALIQQAQLQQWLQPPVVLPQRYHTFNQYVVRVPAAHRDALVQFLKSHQIGVEIYYPLGLHEQECFRHLGYQRGDFPRAEAAAASVLALPMFPEITPAQQQRVIEVCAAYAAAHAPSLRRAA, from the coding sequence GTGGTTCAGACAGCAGCCGAGGCGGTCTCAGTACCGCTGTGTGACATTGCGGGTCAGAATGCGGCGTTGGCCGGCGAGATCGAAGCGGCCTGGCGGCGGGTTTTGGCCAGCGGCCAGGTGATTTTGGGACCCGAAGTGTCGGCCCTGGAAGCCGAAGTGGCGGCGTTCTGCGGCGTGCGGCATGCCGTGGCCTGCTCGTCAGGCACCGATGCCCTCGTGCTCGCGCTGCACGCCTTGGGGATTGGACCGGGGGATGAAGTGATCGTGCCGGCCTTCACCTTTTTCGCCACGGCGGGAGCCGTCTGTCGTGTCGGAGCGACGCCTGTCTTCGCTGATATTGATCCGGCCACGTACCTGCTTGACCCCGCGGAGGTGGTGCAGCGGCTCAGTCCGCGCAGCCGGGCGGTCATTCCTGTGCATCTATTCGGCCAGGCGTGCGACATGGCAGCCTTGCGGGCCGTGGCGGAGGAACACACGCTTTACATCGTGGAAGATGCGGCCCAGGCCTTCGGCAGCGGCTATGCCGGGGAACAGTGCGGGCGCTTCGGCCATGCGGCGGCCTTGAGTTTTTATCCCACCAAGAACCTGGGGGCGGCCGGGGATGCGGGCATGGTCCTGACCGATGACGTCGGTTTAGCCCGGCGGATGCGCGCCCTGCGGGTCCACGGCTCGGAGGTGCGCTACTACCATCGGGAGGTGGGGTACAACATGCGGCTGGACGCCTTGCAAGCCGCGCTTCTGCGTGTCAAGCTCCGCTATGTCCCCCAGTGGCTGGAGCAGCGCCGCCAGGCCGCCGCCCGCTACGACGCTTTGATCCAGCAGGCCCAATTGCAGCAATGGCTCCAACCGCCCGTGGTTCTGCCCCAGCGCTACCACACCTTCAATCAGTACGTGGTGCGCGTACCAGCAGCCCATCGGGACGCCCTGGTCCAATTCCTCAAATCCCACCAGATCGGCGTGGAAATCTACTATCCCCTCGGCTTGCACGAACAGGAATGCTTCCGCCATCTCGGCTACCAGCGGGGCGACTTCCCCCGCGCCGAGGCGGCTGCCGCGAGCGTCCTGGCCTTGCCCATGTTCCCGGAAATCACCCCCGCCCAGCAACAGCGCGTGATCGAGGTGTGTGCCGCTTATGCGGCAGCGCATGCCCCTTCCCTCCGCCGCGCCGCCTGA
- a CDS encoding DUF1501 domain-containing protein has translation MLDLFTGRTSDCSGVSRRTFLRVGGLSVFGLGLPEYLRLRAAAPQTPARAKRCILLWMQGGPSHIDTFDPKPDAPVEIRGEFGTVPTTLPGVRYAEPLPMLAQRAHKLVTIRGHDPQNGSHGVADHLMMTGHKFNPSLPFPCYGSVVAKERGYVNGMLPFVQIGRYIDRRFNGGIGGFLGDQYNPFEVPDDPNSPAFRVRDLSLSSEAERQRLDRRYSMLADLENYQRRVERNEAVLARDEFYAKAHGIITSPLAKRAFDLTQEPAKVRDRYGRNYLGQACLLARRLIEAGVQFVTVTDGGWDTHTNNFRSLRERLLPRVDQGMSALLDDLEARGLLDETLIVWFGDFGRTPKVNPSAGRDHWSTAGVALFAGGGLRVGQVVGATNALAEYVIDNPVTPQDLAATIYTVLGINLHTWYRTPDGRPIELCPEGKPIRQIL, from the coding sequence ATGCTCGATCTCTTCACCGGTCGGACGTCGGATTGTTCTGGGGTGTCCCGGCGCACGTTTTTGCGTGTCGGAGGCTTGTCGGTTTTCGGCTTGGGTTTGCCGGAGTATTTGCGGCTGCGGGCGGCTGCGCCGCAGACCCCGGCGCGGGCGAAGCGCTGCATCCTGCTGTGGATGCAAGGCGGGCCAAGCCACATCGACACGTTCGATCCTAAGCCGGATGCCCCGGTGGAGATTCGCGGTGAGTTTGGGACCGTGCCGACGACCTTGCCGGGCGTGCGCTATGCGGAACCCCTGCCGATGCTGGCCCAACGTGCCCACAAGCTGGTGACCATCCGCGGGCATGATCCGCAAAATGGCTCCCACGGCGTCGCCGACCACCTCATGATGACCGGCCACAAGTTCAACCCTTCGCTTCCCTTCCCCTGCTACGGTTCGGTCGTGGCCAAGGAGCGGGGTTACGTCAACGGCATGCTGCCGTTCGTGCAGATCGGGCGCTATATCGACCGGCGGTTCAACGGCGGCATCGGCGGTTTTCTGGGCGACCAATACAACCCGTTTGAAGTGCCGGACGATCCCAACTCTCCGGCTTTCCGCGTGCGGGATCTCAGCCTATCCAGCGAAGCGGAGCGGCAGCGGCTCGACCGCCGCTATTCCATGCTGGCGGACCTGGAAAATTATCAGCGCCGGGTGGAGCGCAACGAGGCGGTACTTGCGCGCGATGAGTTTTACGCCAAGGCCCACGGCATCATCACCAGTCCGCTGGCCAAGCGGGCCTTCGACCTGACGCAGGAACCGGCCAAGGTGCGTGATCGCTATGGGCGGAACTATCTGGGCCAAGCCTGCCTGCTGGCCCGGCGCCTGATCGAAGCGGGCGTCCAGTTCGTCACGGTCACCGATGGCGGCTGGGATACCCACACGAACAACTTCCGCAGCCTCCGGGAACGCTTGCTCCCGCGCGTCGACCAGGGAATGTCTGCCCTGCTGGACGACCTGGAAGCCCGCGGCTTGCTGGACGAAACCCTGATCGTCTGGTTCGGCGACTTTGGCCGCACGCCCAAGGTCAATCCTTCGGCCGGGCGGGACCACTGGAGCACCGCCGGGGTGGCCTTGTTCGCTGGCGGCGGCTTGCGCGTCGGACAAGTCGTGGGAGCAACCAACGCTTTGGCGGAATATGTCATCGATAATCCGGTGACACCCCAAGACCTGGCCGCCACCATCTACACCGTGCTGGGCATCAACCTGCACACCTGGTACCGCACGCCAGATGGCCGGCCCATCGAACTCTGCCCCGAAGGCAAGCCGATCCGGCAAATCCTCTGA
- a CDS encoding PAS domain S-box protein translates to MSNTTHHPSDEAWDPSDDGTWARRWIESVRDRALILTEADGSIRWWNLGAVALFGYTAAEVDRQGLARLCPESSQTLLAALLAQAESAGAAEGEMECLRRDGSRFWGLVNITPLEVQGQRRYGVAIRDLSERKAAQEALKRSEARYRTTLQSIGDAVIATDAQGRVELLNSVAEELTGWTAAEAQGRPLEEIFRIVNEETRQPVESPVRRVLREGVVVGLANHTVLLRRDGRPIPIADSGAPIRDDQGRLAGVVLVFRDQSAERFHERRREAERRLLEELSRGRPLHLWLESLCREYQGLYPEALASVLLLEGNRLRHGAAPDLPAEYNLAVDGVQIGPTVGSCGTAAFRNELVIVSDIATDPLWDIGRDLALPFGLRACWSIPIRGRQGEVLGTFAVYYRTPRSPQEPEIADLERWADIASLAITGFRDRQALEESEEKFRLLAEESLAGVYLIQDGRFVYINNAIAQMYGSTREETLALPSALDVVAPEDRAMVAENLRRRLSGETVSLRYRFRVARRDGKIGIVEVMGRRIFFQGRPAVLGTALDTTEQYQAEQALREREEFLRSLIRSIDGVVWEADPHTFRFTFVSERAEKLLGYPVQRWLEEENFWANHLHPEDRDQAVQFCQSATARGEDHTFEYRMVAADGRIVWVRDYVTVEKDAAGRTVALRGILVDITERKRLEAQLLQAQKMEAIGRLAGGIAHDFNNLLTVILGYSQMLLQRLPPAEGGRELVQTIFEAGERASSLTQQLLAFSRQTIVEPKLIYLDQLIHDMEKMLRRLIGEDIVLATASAGRLPPVRIDPGQMSQIILNLAVNARDAMPQGGRLTLECSTIELDEHYCRLHPQAQAGRHVCLAVSDTGIGMTPEVQERIFEPFFTTKELGKGTGLGLAVVYGIVRQHGGHIEVYSEVGHGTTFKVYLPAVQEPGWRELSLVEETPRGHETILLVEDDEAVRGLAQTSLEMYGYRVLWAADAAEALRLVEEHAGRIDLLLTDVVMPGMSGRELVEQVRQRQPHLKVLFMSGYTDDAVLRHGLVHAEVAFLQKPFTPAGLARKVRDVLDASR, encoded by the coding sequence ATGTCCAACACCACACACCACCCGTCCGATGAAGCATGGGACCCCTCCGATGACGGCACCTGGGCGCGACGTTGGATTGAATCGGTGCGGGACCGTGCCCTGATTTTGACTGAGGCGGACGGATCGATCCGCTGGTGGAACCTCGGCGCAGTCGCCCTTTTCGGCTACACGGCGGCGGAGGTGGATCGCCAGGGCCTGGCCCGGTTATGTCCGGAATCTTCTCAGACGCTCTTGGCGGCGCTGTTGGCTCAGGCGGAGTCGGCAGGGGCGGCGGAAGGGGAGATGGAATGCCTGCGCCGGGATGGGAGCCGGTTCTGGGGTTTGGTCAACATCACCCCCCTGGAAGTGCAAGGGCAGCGGCGTTACGGAGTGGCCATCCGTGATCTGAGCGAACGCAAGGCAGCACAGGAAGCCCTGAAGCGGAGCGAGGCCCGTTACCGAACCACTTTGCAAAGCATCGGGGATGCCGTCATTGCCACGGATGCCCAAGGACGGGTCGAGTTGCTCAATAGCGTGGCGGAAGAATTGACCGGCTGGACCGCTGCCGAAGCGCAAGGCCGACCGCTGGAGGAGATTTTCCGCATCGTCAACGAGGAGACGCGGCAGCCCGTGGAATCGCCGGTCCGCCGGGTGTTGCGCGAAGGGGTGGTTGTGGGGTTGGCCAATCATACCGTGCTCCTCCGCCGCGATGGCCGCCCCATTCCGATTGCCGACTCCGGCGCACCGATCCGGGATGACCAAGGACGATTGGCTGGGGTAGTGCTCGTCTTTCGCGATCAGTCGGCGGAACGGTTCCACGAGCGGCGGCGCGAGGCGGAACGCCGGCTGCTCGAAGAGTTGTCCCGCGGCCGACCCCTCCATCTCTGGCTGGAGTCCCTCTGTCGTGAATACCAGGGCCTTTATCCCGAAGCGCTGGCTTCCGTGCTGCTTCTGGAAGGGAACCGCCTGCGCCACGGAGCTGCCCCGGATTTGCCAGCGGAATACAACCTCGCCGTCGATGGCGTGCAGATCGGCCCGACGGTGGGGTCCTGCGGTACGGCGGCTTTCCGCAACGAGTTGGTCATTGTGAGCGATATTGCCACCGATCCCCTCTGGGATATCGGGCGAGACCTGGCCTTACCATTCGGCCTGCGGGCCTGCTGGTCCATTCCGATCCGAGGGCGGCAGGGTGAAGTCTTAGGAACCTTCGCCGTCTATTACCGGACCCCGCGTTCGCCCCAGGAGCCAGAGATTGCCGACTTGGAGCGCTGGGCGGACATTGCCAGCCTGGCGATCACCGGCTTCCGCGACCGGCAAGCCCTGGAGGAAAGCGAGGAGAAATTCCGCCTGCTGGCCGAGGAATCCCTGGCCGGGGTCTACCTGATTCAGGATGGCCGGTTTGTTTACATCAACAACGCCATCGCCCAGATGTACGGCAGCACGCGGGAGGAGACGCTGGCCTTGCCGTCCGCTCTTGATGTGGTAGCTCCGGAAGATCGGGCCATGGTGGCGGAAAACCTGCGCCGGCGCCTCAGCGGGGAGACGGTGAGCCTGCGCTACCGGTTCCGGGTGGCCCGCCGGGATGGCAAGATCGGTATCGTCGAAGTCATGGGGCGGCGTATCTTCTTCCAGGGCCGGCCCGCGGTTCTCGGCACCGCCTTAGACACCACCGAACAGTACCAAGCGGAACAGGCCCTGCGGGAGCGGGAGGAATTCCTCCGGTCTCTGATTCGTTCGATCGACGGTGTGGTCTGGGAGGCGGATCCGCACACCTTCCGCTTCACCTTCGTCAGCGAACGGGCTGAAAAGCTTCTGGGTTACCCCGTGCAGCGGTGGCTGGAAGAGGAGAATTTTTGGGCCAATCACCTCCATCCGGAGGATCGGGATCAGGCGGTGCAGTTCTGCCAGTCGGCGACGGCCCGCGGCGAGGACCACACCTTCGAATATCGTATGGTGGCGGCGGATGGGCGGATCGTCTGGGTGCGGGATTACGTCACGGTGGAGAAGGACGCGGCAGGCCGGACGGTGGCGTTGCGCGGCATTCTCGTGGACATCACGGAGCGCAAGCGCTTGGAGGCGCAACTGCTCCAGGCCCAGAAGATGGAAGCCATCGGGCGGCTGGCCGGCGGCATTGCCCATGACTTCAACAACCTGCTTACGGTGATTCTGGGATACAGCCAGATGTTGCTCCAGCGGCTGCCCCCAGCGGAAGGGGGGCGGGAGTTGGTCCAGACTATCTTCGAGGCCGGGGAGCGGGCTTCCAGTCTCACGCAGCAACTGTTGGCCTTCAGTCGCCAGACGATCGTCGAGCCGAAGCTGATTTATCTCGACCAGTTGATTCACGACATGGAGAAGATGCTGCGGCGGCTCATCGGCGAGGACATTGTGCTGGCGACCGCTTCGGCGGGCCGCCTTCCCCCCGTGCGGATCGATCCCGGCCAGATGAGCCAGATCATCCTCAACTTGGCGGTCAATGCCCGCGATGCCATGCCGCAAGGGGGACGCCTGACCCTGGAATGCAGCACCATCGAGCTGGACGAGCACTACTGCCGCCTCCATCCCCAGGCTCAGGCGGGGCGCCACGTCTGCCTCGCGGTCAGCGACACCGGCATCGGCATGACCCCCGAAGTCCAGGAGCGCATCTTCGAACCCTTCTTCACCACCAAGGAGTTGGGCAAAGGCACCGGCCTGGGGCTGGCTGTGGTTTACGGCATCGTTCGGCAACACGGCGGGCACATCGAGGTGTACAGCGAAGTGGGGCATGGAACGACCTTCAAGGTGTATCTGCCAGCGGTGCAGGAGCCGGGTTGGCGGGAGTTGTCCCTGGTGGAAGAGACGCCACGCGGGCACGAAACCATCTTGCTTGTGGAAGATGACGAGGCGGTCCGCGGTTTGGCCCAGACCTCGCTGGAGATGTACGGCTACCGGGTGCTGTGGGCCGCCGACGCGGCTGAAGCCCTGCGTCTGGTCGAGGAGCACGCGGGCCGCATCGACCTGCTGCTGACCGACGTGGTCATGCCGGGCATGAGCGGCCGGGAATTGGTGGAGCAGGTCCGCCAGCGCCAGCCCCATCTGAAAGTCCTCTTCATGAGCGGCTACACCGACGATGCGGTGCTGCGCCACGGCCTGGTCCATGCGGAAGTCGCCTTCTTGCAAAAGCCTTTCACCCCCGCCGGACTGGCCCGCAAAGTCCGGGACGTGTTGGACGCCAGCCGCTAA
- a CDS encoding Na+/H+ antiporter NhaC family protein — MSAKGAEGGSGGIGTVLRRSLLAALVLAAVLLLAQQAPAEAGQWYSLAPPLTAVCLAFATRRLLLALTLAVLLGGLLVVLPQQGADQPEAWQEGVATAAGFVLAAAQDPDHAVILGSVGLMLGMIVLAIATGGFAALASRLARLARSRRSTNGCTVLMGLVLFFDDYANSVLIGSTMRPLADQQRISRAKLAFLIDATAAPVAGVALVSTWIGYEVGLFRDVSQQWHLGRDGFAMFLDALGFRFYCWLMIAFLLINVLLDRDFGPMARVERAAVAGRDPSRLPHEPTAPVTPRRNPWAALLPLSVFVGGILVGLWLDGGGLARLQEEGRQLWQISYWRDVLGGVTRSVQVIALAASAALFTGIVSAWLLGGLRWGTILRCLLQGLRLALYPGAILLMAWSLQQSCAALRTGEFLATTLQGNIAPFLFPALLFLLAAAVAFATGTSWGTMAILIPTAIPVAFQLDQQTYGLITIMSLGAVLDGAIFGDHCSPISDTTILSATSSGCPLMIHTYTQLPYGLVVAAAAVAFGYLPAALWQCPWAASLLAGAILFAVMHRYWGVTASASFPAADRSAGPDASSADDPADPSLADPASAPSSAAESPPAGATTSPAAEPSASPSSSAADTSPCDPSNKTVSETEPPPASQH; from the coding sequence ATGTCGGCCAAGGGGGCAGAGGGGGGAAGCGGCGGGATCGGCACGGTGCTGCGGCGCAGCTTGCTGGCGGCTTTGGTCCTGGCAGCCGTGCTGCTCCTGGCGCAGCAGGCACCCGCGGAAGCGGGCCAGTGGTACAGCCTGGCCCCGCCTCTGACCGCCGTCTGCCTGGCCTTTGCCACCCGCCGCCTCTTGCTGGCCCTGACCCTCGCGGTGCTTCTGGGCGGCCTGCTAGTCGTGCTTCCCCAGCAGGGGGCAGATCAGCCGGAAGCCTGGCAGGAAGGGGTCGCCACAGCGGCGGGCTTTGTCCTGGCCGCGGCGCAAGACCCGGATCACGCCGTCATCCTCGGCTCCGTGGGCCTCATGCTGGGGATGATTGTCCTGGCGATCGCCACGGGGGGATTTGCTGCTTTGGCCAGCCGCCTCGCCCGCTTGGCCCGCAGCCGTCGATCGACCAACGGCTGTACCGTCCTCATGGGCCTGGTCTTGTTCTTCGACGATTATGCCAACTCGGTGCTGATCGGTTCCACCATGCGTCCTCTGGCGGACCAGCAGCGGATCTCGCGGGCCAAGCTGGCCTTTCTGATCGACGCCACCGCTGCTCCCGTCGCGGGGGTCGCTTTGGTAAGCACCTGGATCGGCTACGAAGTCGGCCTGTTCCGAGACGTGAGCCAGCAGTGGCACTTGGGCCGCGATGGCTTTGCCATGTTCCTGGATGCTCTGGGCTTCCGCTTTTATTGCTGGCTGATGATAGCGTTCCTCCTGATCAACGTGCTGCTGGACCGGGATTTCGGCCCGATGGCGCGGGTGGAGCGTGCGGCTGTCGCCGGGCGTGATCCGAGCCGCTTGCCCCACGAACCCACCGCTCCCGTTACCCCGCGGCGCAATCCCTGGGCCGCCCTTTTGCCGTTGAGCGTCTTCGTGGGCGGCATTCTCGTGGGTCTGTGGCTGGATGGCGGCGGTCTCGCCCGCTTGCAGGAGGAAGGCCGCCAGCTCTGGCAGATCAGCTACTGGCGGGACGTGCTCGGCGGCGTGACCCGCTCGGTTCAGGTCATCGCCCTCGCCGCGTCCGCCGCTTTGTTCACCGGCATCGTGTCCGCCTGGCTGCTCGGCGGCCTCCGCTGGGGAACCATCCTCCGCTGCTTGCTCCAGGGTCTGCGCCTGGCTCTCTACCCAGGGGCGATCCTGCTCATGGCCTGGTCGCTGCAACAGAGCTGTGCTGCCTTACGCACCGGCGAGTTTCTGGCGACGACCCTGCAAGGAAACATCGCCCCCTTCCTTTTCCCTGCGCTGCTGTTTCTGCTGGCCGCCGCTGTCGCCTTCGCCACGGGAACCAGTTGGGGCACGATGGCCATTCTGATCCCCACGGCCATCCCCGTCGCCTTCCAGCTTGACCAGCAGACCTATGGCCTGATCACGATCATGTCCCTGGGCGCGGTGCTGGATGGGGCCATCTTCGGCGATCACTGCTCCCCAATTTCGGATACGACGATCCTGAGCGCCACCTCCAGCGGCTGCCCGCTGATGATCCATACCTACACGCAGCTTCCCTATGGCTTGGTGGTGGCGGCGGCGGCGGTGGCCTTCGGCTACCTGCCCGCGGCGCTTTGGCAATGCCCCTGGGCGGCCTCCCTGCTAGCCGGTGCCATTCTCTTCGCGGTGATGCATCGCTATTGGGGTGTCACAGCCTCGGCGTCTTTCCCCGCCGCGGATCGTTCCGCCGGTCCCGACGCTTCCTCTGCTGACGATCCCGCCGATCCCTCGCTTGCTGATCCAGCGTCGGCCCCTTCTTCCGCTGCGGAATCGCCGCCTGCTGGAGCCACGACATCGCCGGCTGCTGAACCTTCCGCCTCCCCCTCTTCTTCCGCTGCCGACACCTCCCCCTGCGATCCCTCCAACAAAACAGTCTCGGAGACCGAGCCGCCGCCGGCTTCCCAGCACTGA